Proteins co-encoded in one Polaromonas vacuolata genomic window:
- a CDS encoding nitrate reductase, translated as MSKQTRSTCPYCGVGCGVIISTEGAQITGVRGDPDHPANYGRLCTKGSTLALTASAAITEQTRLLQPMQRLNRKSEPKATASAVSWNHAMDFAASGFSKIIAEHGPDAVGFYISGQLLTEDYYVFNKLAKGLLGTNNVDTNSRLCMSSAVAGYKQTLGADAPPTCYDDVKHAECIFIVGSNTAYAHPVLFRRIEDAKAANPQLKIIFCDPRRTDTAEIADLYLPIQPGTDVSLFNGMLHIMLWEGWLDNAYIRNHTTGFEALKATVRDYTPELVAETCGIKKDDLMLAAKMFATSSATLSLYCQGLNQSSSGTAKNAALINLHLATAQIGKPGAGPFSLTGQPNAMGGREVGGLANLISGHRDMANPEHRAEVAALWGVDSVPDKPGKSAVEMFQAAADGEIKALWIACTNPVQSMPDQATVRRALERAELVVVQEAFATAATCDWADILLPATTWGEKTGTVTNSERRISRVRSAVAAPGQTRHDWAIVVDFAQRIEAKTGREKTLFPYSVIKPELGVETIWNEHRESTRGRDLDITGMSYAMLEASPQQWPLTEGQSTGKARLYEDAVFPTPDGKARFVNTVYKPVAEPRESRFPFSLTTGRLRDQWHGMTRTGTLGRLFGHVAEPSVQMNPQDMARRLLVEGALVHVTSKRGSIVVPVQASNEIAPSQAFIAMHWGEEYLSGLSAAGTPLAGVNALTTSAYCPSSKQPELKHATVKIIQAEMPWTLLAMAWIAPGKVLSVRQQLKPLMQAFAFTSSVPFSNNAPLEQPEQERSGLLFRAAAYEAPPDELVSQIEAILGLDGKDCLHYADRKKGQRRSMRLQQVSDNAHLTGFVLAGDTSAQAWIKTLLLEQLPAQSYGRLLLQPGAKAPIAVQARGKLVCSCFNVNDTAIDTCLQDLRQGILLTAGAGFIATDGQRLQALQDQLQCGTNCGSCVPELKRRIRAANALSKAG; from the coding sequence ATGAGCAAGCAAACCCGTTCAACCTGCCCTTACTGCGGTGTTGGCTGCGGCGTCATCATCAGCACAGAAGGCGCGCAAATTACCGGCGTTCGGGGCGACCCGGATCACCCTGCCAACTACGGCCGCTTATGCACCAAGGGCTCAACGCTGGCACTCACCGCCAGCGCTGCTATCACCGAACAAACCCGCTTGCTGCAACCCATGCAGCGGCTAAACAGAAAGTCTGAACCTAAAGCTACAGCCAGCGCCGTGAGCTGGAATCACGCGATGGATTTTGCAGCCAGTGGTTTTTCAAAAATCATTGCCGAGCATGGCCCGGATGCAGTGGGTTTTTATATTTCAGGCCAGTTACTCACCGAGGACTACTACGTCTTTAACAAACTCGCCAAGGGTTTGCTGGGTACCAACAACGTAGACACCAATTCCCGCCTTTGCATGAGTAGCGCCGTCGCCGGCTACAAACAAACACTGGGCGCGGATGCGCCGCCTACCTGCTACGACGACGTCAAACACGCCGAGTGCATTTTCATAGTCGGCAGCAACACCGCCTACGCACACCCGGTTTTGTTTAGGCGCATTGAAGACGCGAAAGCGGCGAATCCGCAGTTAAAAATAATTTTCTGCGACCCACGCCGCACCGACACCGCAGAGATTGCCGACCTCTATTTACCGATTCAGCCCGGCACCGATGTCTCGCTGTTTAACGGCATGCTGCACATCATGTTGTGGGAAGGCTGGTTGGACAACGCCTACATCCGCAATCACACCACCGGCTTTGAAGCCCTTAAAGCCACAGTGCGCGACTACACGCCCGAATTGGTGGCCGAAACTTGTGGAATTAAAAAAGATGACTTGATGCTGGCGGCAAAAATGTTTGCCACCTCCAGCGCCACGCTCAGCCTTTACTGCCAAGGCCTGAATCAGTCCAGCAGCGGCACGGCAAAAAATGCCGCCTTGATTAATTTGCATCTGGCTACCGCTCAGATCGGCAAACCGGGAGCCGGCCCGTTTTCATTGACCGGCCAGCCGAACGCCATGGGTGGGCGTGAAGTCGGTGGTCTGGCGAATTTAATCAGCGGCCACCGCGACATGGCCAACCCTGAACACCGCGCCGAAGTTGCCGCACTGTGGGGCGTGGACAGCGTGCCAGATAAGCCCGGCAAAAGCGCGGTGGAGATGTTTCAAGCCGCAGCCGATGGCGAGATAAAAGCCTTGTGGATTGCTTGCACCAACCCAGTCCAATCCATGCCCGACCAAGCCACCGTCAGACGCGCACTAGAGCGCGCTGAACTGGTTGTAGTGCAAGAAGCTTTTGCCACCGCCGCGACCTGCGACTGGGCCGACATCTTGCTCCCAGCGACCACTTGGGGCGAGAAAACCGGCACGGTCACCAACAGCGAGCGTCGCATCAGCCGCGTGCGCTCAGCCGTTGCAGCGCCGGGACAAACCCGCCACGACTGGGCCATTGTGGTGGATTTTGCACAGCGGATTGAGGCCAAAACTGGCCGTGAAAAAACACTGTTTCCCTACTCTGTGATTAAGCCCGAATTGGGCGTGGAAACGATTTGGAACGAACACCGCGAATCCACCCGTGGACGCGACTTAGACATTACCGGCATGAGCTACGCCATGCTTGAAGCCAGCCCCCAGCAATGGCCCTTAACCGAGGGCCAAAGCACGGGTAAGGCAAGGCTTTACGAAGACGCAGTCTTCCCCACACCAGACGGCAAAGCGCGCTTTGTCAACACTGTCTACAAACCAGTGGCTGAGCCGCGTGAATCACGTTTTCCGTTTTCACTGACCACTGGCCGGCTGCGCGATCAGTGGCATGGCATGACGCGCACCGGCACGCTGGGTCGCTTGTTTGGCCATGTGGCCGAGCCGTCTGTGCAGATGAACCCGCAAGATATGGCACGCCGATTATTGGTCGAAGGCGCACTGGTGCATGTGACCTCCAAGCGCGGCTCGATAGTGGTGCCGGTGCAAGCATCGAATGAGATTGCGCCCAGCCAAGCGTTTATCGCCATGCACTGGGGAGAAGAGTATTTAAGTGGTTTGTCGGCAGCGGGCACGCCGCTAGCCGGCGTGAATGCACTGACTACCTCGGCTTATTGCCCCAGCTCTAAACAGCCCGAACTCAAACACGCAACGGTCAAAATAATCCAGGCTGAGATGCCGTGGACGCTGCTGGCCATGGCCTGGATTGCGCCCGGCAAAGTGCTTAGCGTGCGCCAGCAACTTAAACCTTTGATGCAAGCTTTTGCCTTTACCAGCAGCGTGCCTTTTTCTAATAACGCGCCGCTAGAGCAGCCCGAGCAAGAACGCAGCGGCCTACTGTTTAGAGCCGCCGCCTACGAAGCACCACCCGATGAATTGGTCAGCCAGATCGAAGCCATACTGGGTTTAGACGGCAAAGACTGCCTGCACTACGCCGATCGCAAAAAAGGCCAACGCCGCAGCATGCGCTTACAACAAGTTAGCGACAACGCCCATTTGACGGGCTTTGTGCTGGCCGGCGACACCAGCGCACAGGCGTGGATAAAGACTTTGCTGCTAGAGCAGCTACCCGCCCAGTCTTACGGCCGCTTACTGTTGCAACCGGGTGCGAAAGCGCCGATTGCGGTGCAAGCACGCGGCAAGTTGGTGTGCAGCTGTTTTAACGTCAACGATACGGCGATTGATACGTGCTTGCAGGACTTACGCCAAGGTATTTTGCTCACCGCTGGCGCAGGCTTTATCGCCACTGATGGCCAGCGCTTGCAAGCCTTGCAAGACCAGCTTCAGTGCGGCACCAACTGCGGCTCTTGCGTGCCCGAGCTCAAACGCCGGATACGCGCGGCCAATGCATTGAGCAAAGCCGGTTAA
- the ybiB gene encoding DNA-binding protein YbiB, producing MGISHYIKEIGRGKDGARSLTQAQAADLLSQVLDAQVSDLEIGAFCLAMRIKGETPTEMAGFLDAVHQRLQLVPAHDSGSTTVVIPSYNGARKLPLLTPLLALLLAREGLAVLIHGTPTENSRQFVTEVLAALEITAKDQVSAIAPGEVAFIPTEVLCPALKKLLDVRRMVGLRNPAHSLVKIMNPCAGKSLVLSSYTHPEYALSMAQTFELTLANAMLLRGTEGEVVADARRMPQMEGFIKGQRSLLQATQPGTLASLPELPKGVDAIITSDYIRAVMQGSQPIPASIEKQVAHILHLVNQI from the coding sequence ATGGGCATTAGCCACTACATCAAAGAAATCGGCCGCGGCAAAGACGGCGCTAGGTCGCTCACGCAAGCGCAAGCTGCCGATCTGCTCAGCCAAGTGCTGGACGCGCAAGTCTCGGATTTAGAAATCGGCGCTTTTTGTCTGGCCATGCGCATCAAGGGCGAGACACCGACTGAAATGGCTGGCTTTTTGGACGCCGTGCACCAGCGCCTGCAACTAGTCCCAGCGCATGACAGCGGCAGCACCACAGTGGTGATACCCAGCTACAACGGCGCACGCAAGCTGCCGCTACTGACACCGCTACTGGCTTTGCTGCTGGCGCGTGAAGGTCTAGCAGTACTCATTCACGGCACACCGACAGAGAACAGTCGGCAATTTGTGACTGAAGTGCTGGCCGCGCTAGAGATCACAGCCAAAGACCAAGTAAGCGCCATTGCGCCTGGAGAAGTTGCCTTCATCCCCACAGAAGTGCTGTGCCCAGCACTGAAAAAATTGCTAGATGTGCGGCGCATGGTCGGTCTGCGTAACCCGGCGCACAGCTTGGTCAAGATCATGAATCCTTGTGCAGGCAAAAGCTTGGTGCTCAGCAGCTATACCCATCCGGAATATGCACTGTCAATGGCGCAGACTTTTGAGCTGACACTCGCTAACGCCATGCTGCTGCGTGGCACCGAGGGCGAAGTCGTCGCCGATGCGCGCCGCATGCCGCAGATGGAAGGTTTTATCAAAGGCCAACGCAGCTTGCTGCAAGCGACACAGCCCGGCACGTTGGCCAGCTTGCCCGAATTACCCAAGGGCGTGGATGCAATAATTACTTCGGATTACATTCGAGCTGTCATGCAAGGTAGTCAGCCAATACCCGCTTCTATTGAGAAGCAGGTGGCGCATATCTTGCATCTGGTTAATCAAATCTAG
- the cobA gene encoding uroporphyrinogen-III C-methyltransferase, with protein MNPDNIHSDQSGTIRLGSCTLVGAGPGDPELLTLKALKAIQKATVLFVDDLVSDEIVAFASPNARIVHVGKRGGCKSTPQAFIEKLMLMAVREGDDVVRLKGGDPFIFGRGGEEQEHLRAAGVEVTVINGITAGLAAVTSLGVPLTHRDHAYGVVFVTGHARPGAEGCDWGALSATAAQARLTLVIYMGVSGSGHIQDGLLQGLPASTPVAIIQNASLSTQRHAVSTLAQMRATIQSEHLQSPSVIVVGDVLQGLLALKINEPQPLLHQVSN; from the coding sequence ATGAACCCGGACAACATTCACAGCGATCAAAGTGGCACTATCCGCCTAGGCAGTTGCACACTGGTAGGCGCTGGACCGGGGGACCCGGAACTGCTCACGCTAAAGGCCTTGAAAGCGATTCAAAAAGCCACCGTATTGTTTGTCGATGATTTGGTCAGCGACGAAATCGTGGCGTTTGCCAGCCCCAACGCACGTATTGTTCATGTCGGCAAACGCGGCGGCTGCAAATCAACACCGCAAGCCTTTATTGAAAAACTCATGCTAATGGCCGTGCGCGAAGGCGATGACGTGGTCAGACTAAAAGGCGGCGACCCGTTTATTTTTGGCCGAGGTGGTGAAGAGCAAGAACATTTGCGCGCCGCCGGCGTTGAGGTAACTGTCATCAACGGCATCACCGCTGGGCTGGCCGCCGTGACATCCTTGGGCGTGCCGCTCACCCACCGCGACCATGCCTACGGCGTCGTGTTTGTGACCGGTCACGCCAGGCCTGGCGCTGAGGGTTGTGACTGGGGCGCGCTTAGCGCTACTGCGGCGCAAGCCAGGCTAACGCTGGTGATTTACATGGGCGTGTCGGGCTCTGGGCACATCCAAGACGGTCTGCTGCAAGGCCTGCCCGCCAGCACGCCAGTGGCGATTATTCAAAACGCCAGCCTAAGCACACAGCGCCATGCAGTCAGCACCTTGGCACAGATGCGCGCGACGATTCAATCAGAGCATTTGCAAAGCCCCAGCGTGATTGTGGTTGGCGATGTGCTGCAGGGTTTGCTGGCACTGAAGATAAACGAGCCGCAACCCCTGCTGCATCAGGTGTCAAACTGA